One genomic segment of Mobula hypostoma chromosome 2, sMobHyp1.1, whole genome shotgun sequence includes these proteins:
- the extl3 gene encoding exostosin-like 3 gives MLRNGSVGNVGQPCMLRWSNRIRLTWLSFTLFVILVFFPLIAHYYLTTIDNLDDSGPRIFEPRSGNALCEVKHVQDLCRIRESVSEELLQLEAKRQELNSEIAKLNLKIESCKKSIENAKQDLLQLKNVISQTEHSYKELVAQNQPKLSLPIRLLPEKDETTFPLPKSPNSCRLHSCFDYSRCPLTSGFPVYIYPLDQYQFSSLIDPLIKQAFQATARTNVYVTDNPNVACVYVVLVGELQDSSGLKSTEVESQLHSLPYWRSDGHNHLLINLSRRSQTQNLLYNVSTGRAMVAQSIFYDVQYRPGFDLIPSPLIHAMSEPNFLEIPPQVPVKRKYLFSFQGEKLESLMSSLQEARSFEEEIEGNAPADYDDRIITTLKAVQDSKLDLVLVEFTCKKQPRPALPTEWALCGERDDRLELLKLSTFVLIITPGNVHLVASAGCSMRLFEALEVGAIPVILGEHVQLPYHNMIHWSEAALVVPKPRITELHFLLRSISDSDLLNMRRQGRFLWETYFSTSDNVLSTILSTVRTRIQIPAAPIAEEPSKEIPHKTGKAAGTDPNVADTGDLDLGPVETEPPYASPKYLRNFTVTVRDTYRAWNAAPGPFHLFPHTPLDPTLPSEAKFLGSGTGFRPIGGGAGGSGKEFQAALGGNVPREQFTVVMLTYEREEVLMNSLERLNGLPYLNKVIVVWNSPKPPSEDLVWPEIGVPIVVVHTEKNSLNNRFLPWDSIETEAILSIDDDAHLRHDEIMFGFRVWREARDRIVGFPGRYHAWDMAHQSWLYNSNYSCELSMVLTGAAFFHKYYAYLYSYVMPQAIRDMVDEYINCEDIAMNFLVSHITRKPPIKVTSRWTFRCPGCPQALSHDDSHFHERHKCINFFVKVYGYMPLLYTQFRVDSVLFKTRLPHDKTKCFKFI, from the exons ATGCTACGGAACGGAAGTGTTGGTAATGTAGGGCAACCATGCATGCTACGATGGTCCAATCGCATCCGGTTAACCTGGCTCAGCTTCACCCTCTTCGTCATCCTGGTTTTCTTCCCACTGATTGCCCACTATTACTTGACTACCATTGACAACCTTGACGACTCGGGCCCGCGCATTTTCGAGCCACGTTCTGGCAATGCCCTGTGTGAGGTCAAGCACGTCCAGGACCTGTGCCGCATCCGGGAGTCGGTCAGTGAGGAGCTACTCCAGCTCGAGGCCAAACGGCAGGAGCTCAACAGCGAGATCGCTAAACTCAATCTGAAGATTGAGTCATGCAAGAAGAGCATCGAGAATGCCAAGCAGGACCTGCTTCAACTCAAGAACGTCATCAGCCAAACTGAGCACTCATACAAGGAGCTGGTGGCACAGAACCAGCCCAAGCTCTCGCTGCCAATCCGCCTCTTGCCAGAGAAAGATGAGACCACCTTCCCATTGCCAAAGTCCCCCAACAGCTGCCGCTTGCACTCCTGTTTTGATTACTCTCGATGCCCACTAACGTCCGGGTTTCCTGTTTATATCTATCCACTGGACCAGTATCAATTCAGTAGTCTTATTGATCCGCTAATTAAGCAGGCATTCCAGGCGACTGCTCGGACTAACGTTTATGTTACAGACAACCCCAATGTTGCCTGTGTCTACGTGGTCCTGGTCGGGGAACTACAAGATTCATCAGGCCTGAAGTCCACTGAGGTTGAAAGCCAGTTACACTCACTCCCTTACTGGCGATCCGATGGACATAATCATCTCCTCATCAACCTGTCCAGAAGGTCCCAGACCCAGAACCTGCTCTATAATGTCAGCACAGGCAGGGCCATGGTTGCCCAGTCCATTTTCTACGATGTTCAGTATCGGCCTGGCTTCGATCTCATCCCATCGCCATTGATCCATGCCATGTCCGAGCCTAACTTCCTGGAGATTCCTCCCCAAGTTCCTGTCAAGAGGAAGTATCTCTTCAGCTTCCAAGGAGAGAAACTTGAATCGCTGATGTCCAGTCTTCAGGAGGCTCGTTCGTTTGAGGAGGAGATCGAGGGAAATGCTCCAGCAGATTACGATGATCGGATCATCACCACCTTGAAGGCTGTTCAGGACAGCAAGTTGGACTTGGTGCTGGTGGAGTTCACTTGCAAGAAGCAACCTCGGCCTGCCTTACCAACCGAGTGGGCACTGTGTGGTGAGAGGGACGACAGGCTAGAGCTGTTGAAATTGTCCACCTTTGTATTAATCATAACTCCAGGAAATGTCCACCTGGTTGCTTCTGCTGGTTGTTCCATGAGGCTTTTTGAGGCTTTGGAGGTCGGAGCCATTCCAGTAATCCTTGGGGAACATGTCCAGTTGCCCTATCATAACATGATACATTGGAGTGAGGCAGCTCTGGTAGTGCCAAAACCACGCATCACGGAACTCCACTTCCTCCTGAGAAGCATCTCGGACAGCGATCTGCTCAACATGAGACGCCAGGGCCGTTTTCTCTGGGAGACCTACTTTTCCACCTCAGACAACGTGTTGAGCACCATCTTGTCCACTGTGCGGACCCGGATACAGATTCCTGCTGCGCCCATCGCAGAAGAGCCATCCAAAGAGATCCCTCACAAGACCGGAAAGGCTGCTGGCACTGACCCTAACGTGGCTGACACCGGAGACTTGGACTTAGGACCCGTGGAGACAGAACCCCCTTATGCCTCCCCCAAATACTTGCGGAACTTTACAGTCACGGTCCGGGACACTTACAGAGCATGGAATGCTGCCCCCGGACCTTTCCACCTCTTTCCGCACACGCCACTTGACCCCACCTTGCCCTCAGAGGCCAAGTTCCTCGGATCTGGAACGGGATTCCGGCCAATAGGTGGGGGAGCGGGAGGTTCTGGGAAGGAGTTTCAGGCTGCTCTGGGCGGGAATGTTCCCAGGGAACAGTTTACAGTGGTGATGTTGACCTATGAGCGTGAGGAAGTCCTGATGAACTCTTTAGAGAGACTGAATGGCCTGCCTTACTTGAATAAAGTCATTGTTGTGTGGAACTCTCCCAAGCCGCCATCTGAGGACCTCGTCTGGCCCGAGATCGGAGTGCCTATTGTG GTTGTTCACACGGAGAAGAATAGTTTAAATAACCGTTTCCTACCCTGGGACTCGATTGAAACGGAGGCAATTCTTTCTATTGATGATGATGCCCACCTCCGTCATGATGAGATCATGTTTGGCTTTCG GGTTTGGCGAGAGGCAAGAGATCGAATAGTGGGTTTTCCTGGCAGGTATCATGCCTGGGATATGGCTCACCAGTCCTGGCTCTACAACTCAAACTACTCCTGTGAACTCTCCATGGTACTGACGGGTGCTGCCTTCTTTCACAAG TACTATGCGTACCTCTACTCTTATGTCATGCCACAGGCCATCCGAGACATGGTGGACGAGTACATTAACTGTGAGGATATTGCTATGAACTTCCTTGTCTCCCATATCACCAGGAAGCCACCAATAAAG GTCACATCCCGCTGGACCTTCCGATGCCCAGGCTGCCCCCAGGCATTATCGCACGACGACTCCCACTTCCACGAGAGGCACAAGTGCATCAATTTCTTCGTCAAGGTCTATGGGTACATGCCGCTGCTCTATACCCAGTTCCGTGTGGACTCTGTGTTGTTCAAAACGCGCTTGCCACACGACAAGACCAAATGCTTCAAATTTATCTGA